The following are encoded in a window of Crocosphaera sp. UHCC 0190 genomic DNA:
- a CDS encoding DUF1499 domain-containing protein — MSVTKDTSKSMNRGLLTTIILLGIVIIWIGARLIFPDVPTIFAGTIPDNLGSNNGQLASCPNTPNCVSSQSKDAEHSIKPLSYQGDNSDAIAKLKTIINQQERSQIISETDDYLYAQFTSPWMGFVDDVEFYVNSQQGRIEVRSASRLGESDLGVNRQRIEQIRQAFKTTVGA, encoded by the coding sequence ATGTCTGTTACTAAAGATACATCAAAGTCTATGAATCGTGGGCTATTAACCACAATTATTTTGTTAGGTATTGTCATTATTTGGATCGGTGCTAGACTGATTTTTCCTGATGTTCCTACGATTTTTGCTGGGACAATACCGGATAATTTAGGGAGCAATAATGGACAATTAGCCTCTTGTCCTAATACGCCAAATTGTGTCAGTTCTCAAAGTAAGGATGCAGAACATTCGATTAAACCCTTATCCTATCAGGGGGATAATTCAGACGCGATCGCTAAGCTAAAAACCATTATTAATCAACAAGAGCGCAGTCAAATTATTTCAGAGACTGATGATTATCTTTATGCTCAATTTACGAGTCCTTGGATGGGATTTGTTGATGATGTTGAGTTTTATGTTAATTCCCAACAAGGAAGAATAGAAGTGCGTTCAGCTTCTCGTTTGGGTGAATCTGATTTAGGGGTAAACCGTCAAAGAATTGAACAAATTAGACAGGCATTTAAAACGACTGTAGGGGCATAA
- a CDS encoding tetratricopeptide repeat protein — protein sequence MHYFLFLSSLISVILFTLMGCQKTSVTPQIESSPIVIPSPTPTVSPASPEERKKAAELRQLGLKYRQQGQFSEALKTLEESVNLDPQNLSGLVLLGWTYHLAKQPEPAIKNLQNALIVDQNHVPALNALGIVYLVNNNLEQAVKIHNQAITLKPDNEIAHYNLSLAYHLLKQYDIAQTHAQKATSLEPYNPHPWVALAIIYEQQGETKLAQEVYNKAISLDGRYRQTNFLDHLTEAGFSTEQIQQVKNILPRL from the coding sequence GTGCATTATTTTCTCTTTCTGTCTTCCCTTATAAGCGTCATCCTATTTACCCTTATGGGATGTCAAAAAACCTCTGTCACGCCTCAAATTGAGTCATCTCCTATCGTCATTCCTTCCCCAACTCCGACGGTTTCTCCTGCATCTCCTGAAGAACGAAAAAAAGCTGCTGAGTTGCGACAATTAGGCTTAAAATATCGTCAACAGGGTCAATTTTCTGAGGCACTCAAAACCTTAGAAGAATCTGTTAACCTTGATCCTCAAAATCTATCTGGGTTAGTATTATTAGGATGGACATATCATTTAGCAAAACAGCCAGAACCCGCCATAAAAAACCTACAAAATGCTTTAATTGTCGATCAAAATCATGTTCCTGCCTTGAATGCTTTGGGCATTGTTTATTTGGTGAATAATAATTTAGAGCAAGCCGTTAAAATTCATAACCAGGCGATTACCTTAAAACCAGATAATGAAATTGCTCACTATAATCTAAGTTTAGCTTATCATCTTCTAAAACAATATGACATAGCCCAAACCCATGCTCAAAAAGCAACATCTCTCGAACCCTATAACCCCCATCCTTGGGTAGCTTTAGCCATAATTTATGAACAGCAAGGAGAAACTAAATTAGCCCAAGAAGTTTATAATAAAGCTATCTCTTTAGATGGTCGTTACCGTCAAACTAATTTTTTAGATCATCTCACAGAGGCCGGATTTAGCACAGAGCAAATTCAGCAAGTTAAGAACATTTTACCGAGGCTGTAG
- a CDS encoding DUF2092 domain-containing protein, with protein sequence MKHLKIVLCLLITGGSLFLSPTLTVAQPSTSLRLSTTGVKTTEELLNKVCNFLKERSTFTVEIDITYDNILQSGEKVQYSAYQKVLVNKPNQLRSDYVGDQRNTSFYYDGKNFTLFNPNLNLYGTKPAPSNLDEAVNNIEEKYGITIPMSNLFVSDPCNAIKSEIQESLYLGSSLVNRESTYHILLVGETRNIQLWISQQEPFVPLKAIITYKDLPESPQYTAMFSNWDFKPEIGSDTFTFSPSEDTFQIEFLPSDKGN encoded by the coding sequence ATGAAACATTTAAAAATTGTTCTTTGTTTATTAATAACTGGTGGGAGTTTATTTTTGAGTCCCACCTTAACTGTAGCTCAACCTTCAACATCTCTCAGATTATCCACAACCGGAGTAAAAACAACAGAGGAACTTTTAAACAAAGTCTGTAATTTTCTTAAAGAGCGATCAACTTTTACGGTTGAAATAGATATTACCTATGACAATATTTTGCAATCTGGAGAAAAAGTTCAATACAGTGCTTATCAAAAAGTTTTGGTTAATAAACCCAATCAATTGCGTTCAGATTATGTTGGTGATCAACGCAATACCAGCTTTTATTATGATGGAAAAAACTTCACCTTATTTAATCCTAATTTGAATCTTTATGGAACAAAACCTGCGCCTTCTAATCTAGATGAAGCAGTGAATAATATTGAGGAAAAATATGGCATTACTATTCCCATGTCTAACCTATTTGTTAGTGATCCTTGTAATGCTATTAAATCAGAAATTCAAGAATCTTTATATCTGGGATCTAGTTTAGTAAATCGTGAATCAACCTATCATATTTTGTTGGTTGGAGAAACTAGAAATATTCAACTTTGGATTAGTCAACAGGAACCATTTGTCCCGCTTAAAGCGATTATTACTTACAAAGATTTACCAGAGTCACCACAATATACAGCTATGTTTTCTAATTGGGATTTCAAGCCAGAAATCGGGTCTGATACCTTCACTTTTAGCCCATCCGAAGATACGTTTCAGATTGAATTTTTGCCTTCCGATAAAGGAAATTAA
- a CDS encoding CHAD domain-containing protein, whose product MTEYLEHEPTTFGDWAYVAIAKHYHKFLKYELAVLEDKDPEELHQMRVGMRRLRSAINGFNPALDLPKNAQEKKVGNIAKILGNLRDLDVLEDTLDNKYYPILPSKEQKYLDQVLLYVTKQRKKVFKRVKKLLNSKNYLKLKESFEKWLNQPNYHDIAAIYIQEILADLLLPQVSQFMLHSGWVIGVKFREGEAFFPDGLSQEAVETLLMQQGLILHDLRKEAKRTRYNMELFTHFYGDTYQDYLTDIKDIQTVLGDIQDSFVLAEFLDNVFGDNIIEKMPMCSQILRENRYQKWQEWETLQRKFLSAKTRKDFHLTVLQPTVIKAEDVVGVNGR is encoded by the coding sequence ATGACGGAATATTTAGAACATGAACCGACAACCTTTGGTGACTGGGCCTATGTAGCGATCGCCAAACATTATCATAAATTTCTGAAGTATGAATTAGCTGTTTTAGAGGATAAAGATCCCGAAGAATTACATCAAATGCGTGTGGGAATGCGACGTTTAAGAAGTGCTATTAATGGATTTAATCCGGCTTTAGATTTACCGAAAAATGCTCAAGAAAAGAAGGTAGGCAACATTGCAAAAATATTAGGTAATTTACGAGATCTTGATGTTTTGGAAGATACTTTAGATAATAAATATTATCCAATTTTGCCATCGAAAGAACAAAAATATCTAGACCAAGTTTTATTGTATGTAACTAAACAAAGAAAGAAAGTTTTTAAAAGAGTAAAAAAACTGTTAAATAGCAAAAATTACCTAAAACTCAAAGAATCCTTTGAAAAGTGGTTAAATCAACCAAATTATCATGATATTGCTGCTATTTATATTCAGGAAATTTTAGCAGATCTTCTCTTACCTCAAGTCAGTCAATTTATGCTTCATTCAGGATGGGTTATTGGGGTTAAATTTAGAGAAGGGGAAGCATTTTTTCCTGATGGTTTATCTCAGGAAGCAGTAGAAACTTTATTAATGCAACAAGGTCTGATTTTGCATGATTTAAGGAAAGAAGCCAAACGAACCCGCTATAATATGGAACTATTTACGCATTTTTATGGGGATACATATCAAGATTATCTCACAGATATCAAAGATATACAAACAGTATTAGGAGATATTCAAGATAGTTTTGTTTTAGCTGAGTTTCTTGATAATGTGTTTGGTGATAATATCATAGAAAAGATGCCTATGTGTTCTCAAATTTTACGGGAAAACCGTTATCAGAAATGGCAAGAATGGGAAACTTTACAACGTAAATTTTTGAGTGCTAAAACGCGCAAAGACTTTCATCTTACAGTATTACAACCTACAGTAATTAAAGCTGAAGATGTTGTAGGGGTCAACGGCCGTTGA
- a CDS encoding DUF6515 family protein, with protein sequence MKRFFRQSLITFVAILLATSLLSVDATYAQRRGGGSRGGGSSYRGGGGASSRVNSSVNLQNRGNFNGSRSSERSINSQTRQGNQQTRQGNIQQNQQTRQGNIQQNQQTRQGTQQERQTERTERTNTRQQQQTERTNTRQEQSTNRQQNRQDFIDDNYYRGGWYGGGYYVPAAWGWAGLATGLAIGASVASPPPYYDTVYLGSTSYIYSDGIYFEPTGSSYVVVAPPTGAVVSYLPEGCSQTQVNNTVYYSCSDIYYEPFYQNGSTVYRVVKL encoded by the coding sequence ATGAAACGTTTTTTCCGTCAATCTTTAATTACTTTTGTGGCTATTCTATTAGCGACCAGTTTACTATCAGTAGATGCAACTTACGCCCAACGTCGCGGAGGTGGTAGTCGTGGGGGAGGGAGTAGCTATCGCGGTGGTGGGGGTGCATCTTCTAGAGTTAATAGTAGTGTCAATTTGCAAAATCGCGGTAATTTTAATGGGTCACGTTCCTCTGAACGTTCTATAAACTCTCAAACTCGTCAAGGAAACCAACAAACTCGACAAGGTAATATTCAACAAAACCAACAAACTCGACAAGGTAATATTCAACAGAACCAACAAACTCGTCAGGGGACTCAGCAGGAACGTCAAACAGAACGAACTGAGAGGACTAATACCCGTCAACAACAACAGACAGAAAGAACTAATACTCGTCAAGAACAAAGTACAAACAGACAACAAAATCGACAAGATTTTATTGATGATAATTATTATAGAGGTGGCTGGTATGGAGGAGGTTATTATGTTCCTGCGGCTTGGGGGTGGGCAGGTTTAGCAACGGGTTTAGCCATTGGTGCGAGTGTTGCTTCTCCTCCTCCTTATTACGACACAGTTTATCTGGGTTCCACGTCTTATATTTATTCAGATGGCATCTATTTTGAACCCACTGGCAGTTCTTATGTCGTGGTTGCGCCCCCTACTGGTGCGGTAGTGTCCTACTTACCAGAAGGTTGTAGCCAAACTCAGGTTAATAATACTGTTTACTATAGTTGTAGTGACATTTATTATGAGCCATTCTATCAAAATGGCAGCACGGTTTATCGAGTTGTCAAATTATGA
- a CDS encoding class I SAM-dependent methyltransferase codes for MQFIIEAIKQSPNHCITFADYMNLVLYHPQEGYYSSGQVKIGSQGDFFTAASLGSDFGELLAEQFIEMADILAEKEGFTLVEIGAGSGVLAADILTYLQKHYSDFYDKFNYVIIEESTGLIEQQKALLKDVDKVTWTSWEDINDNSIIGCIFSNELIDAFPVHQIVIQNQVLKEIYVTWADNQIKEIIQDLSTPRLLDYFKLIEIDFPNNTYPENYRTEINLKALDWLETVNNKLNKGYLLTIDYGYTAPKYYHPQRYQGTLKCYYKHRHHHDPYLNIGQQDITAHVDFTALEKQGKLLELETLGLTEQGLFLMTLGLGNRLSELSNGNYSLPEIFKRRDALHQLIDPTGLGGFKVLIQGKSLTEKQKSQTLKGLNRPF; via the coding sequence ATGCAGTTTATTATTGAAGCAATTAAACAATCTCCGAATCATTGTATTACTTTTGCGGATTATATGAATTTAGTTTTATATCATCCCCAAGAGGGCTATTATAGTTCTGGTCAGGTGAAAATTGGTTCCCAAGGTGACTTTTTTACTGCTGCTTCTTTGGGGTCAGATTTTGGGGAATTACTAGCCGAGCAATTTATCGAAATGGCGGATATTTTGGCAGAGAAAGAGGGATTTACTCTGGTCGAAATTGGCGCAGGTTCAGGAGTTTTAGCCGCAGATATTCTAACTTATTTGCAGAAACATTATTCTGATTTTTATGATAAATTTAATTATGTTATTATTGAAGAATCAACGGGATTGATTGAACAACAAAAAGCCTTACTTAAAGATGTAGATAAAGTTACTTGGACATCTTGGGAAGATATTAATGATAACTCAATTATTGGCTGTATTTTTAGTAATGAATTAATTGATGCTTTTCCTGTTCATCAGATAGTCATTCAAAATCAAGTATTAAAGGAAATATATGTTACTTGGGCAGATAATCAAATTAAAGAAATTATTCAAGATTTATCAACCCCTAGATTATTAGACTATTTTAAATTAATCGAGATTGATTTTCCTAATAATACTTATCCTGAAAATTATCGAACAGAAATCAATTTAAAGGCATTAGATTGGTTAGAAACTGTTAATAATAAACTCAACAAAGGCTATTTATTAACCATAGATTATGGCTATACTGCCCCTAAATATTACCATCCACAACGCTATCAAGGAACATTAAAATGTTACTATAAACATCGTCATCATCATGATCCTTATCTCAATATTGGGCAACAAGATATTACGGCTCATGTGGATTTTACCGCTTTAGAAAAACAAGGAAAATTGCTAGAATTAGAAACATTAGGATTAACAGAACAAGGATTATTTTTAATGACATTAGGATTAGGGAATCGCTTATCAGAATTATCTAATGGGAACTATAGTTTACCAGAAATTTTCAAACGTCGAGATGCTTTACATCAATTAATTGATCCCACCGGGTTAGGAGGATTTAAAGTTTTAATTCAAGGAAAAAGTTTAACTGAAAAACAAAAATCCCAAACATTAAAAGGATTAAATCGACCTTTTTAA
- a CDS encoding serine/threonine-protein kinase: MSYCVNPSCAQPKNPNNVQVCQSCGSQLRLNNRYQPLGILGKGGFGATFGAADLSLPGNPICVVKQLRPATDDPQVYKMAKELFEREAHTLGIVGNHPQVPRLLDFFEQNQEFYLVQEYVKGYNLHQEVKKKGPFSEAGIKQFLTELLPILQYIHSQKVIHRDIKPANLIRSQKDSKMVLIDFGAVKNQVNSMVASNASAQTAFTAFAVGTAGFAPPEQMAMRPVYSSDIYAVGVTCVYLLTAKTPKDIGCDPETGEIAWEPYVDIGESLSKVLKKMLEVSVKHRYKSAQEVLDAMAMAPYEQGMQDSMTTMISGFNTNASTPTSTGIITPSSTTGRFSPSTNTHISKRSPVSAVSTEVGRVVSTSVEGGVSPAANVSYNIAQGQGGSRRRSNGSTPSKEASSAKKAKKWQEKTLLAAYEKGRRDFANQELNELNLAKAFLPGINCYESKLSRVNLQGAELSRADLGRADLSQASMKNANLSEAYLGYANLDGADLRGANLCGANLKYANLQGANLCGVDLSSAQVTEAQISLAKTNWRTVMPSGKRGFW, encoded by the coding sequence ATGAGCTACTGTGTAAACCCGTCTTGCGCCCAGCCGAAAAACCCCAATAATGTCCAGGTTTGTCAATCCTGTGGCTCTCAACTGCGACTAAACAACCGTTATCAACCCCTAGGCATTCTAGGAAAAGGCGGCTTTGGTGCAACCTTTGGGGCAGCTGATCTCTCCCTTCCAGGGAATCCAATTTGTGTGGTAAAACAATTAAGGCCAGCAACCGATGATCCTCAAGTCTATAAAATGGCCAAGGAATTATTTGAGCGTGAGGCCCATACCTTGGGAATTGTGGGAAATCATCCTCAAGTTCCCCGATTATTGGATTTCTTTGAGCAGAATCAGGAATTTTATTTGGTTCAAGAATATGTCAAAGGTTATAACCTTCATCAAGAGGTCAAGAAAAAAGGCCCTTTCAGTGAAGCCGGAATTAAGCAATTTTTGACGGAACTCCTCCCCATTTTGCAATATATTCACTCCCAGAAAGTGATTCACCGCGATATTAAACCCGCTAACCTCATTCGCAGCCAAAAAGACAGCAAAATGGTATTAATCGACTTTGGTGCCGTTAAAAACCAAGTTAACTCGATGGTAGCCAGTAATGCCTCAGCACAAACGGCTTTTACCGCCTTTGCCGTGGGAACAGCCGGGTTTGCTCCCCCTGAACAAATGGCCATGCGTCCCGTCTATTCTAGTGATATTTATGCGGTTGGTGTCACCTGCGTTTACTTATTGACAGCCAAAACCCCTAAAGATATTGGTTGCGATCCCGAAACGGGGGAAATTGCTTGGGAACCCTACGTTGATATTGGTGAATCTTTGTCCAAGGTTCTCAAAAAAATGTTAGAAGTCTCTGTCAAACATCGCTACAAGTCGGCTCAGGAGGTTTTAGATGCTATGGCTATGGCCCCCTATGAACAGGGGATGCAAGATAGCATGACGACCATGATTTCAGGGTTTAATACGAATGCCTCCACTCCGACAAGCACAGGGATAATCACTCCCTCCTCAACTACGGGCCGTTTTTCCCCGTCTACGAATACCCATATCTCTAAACGCAGTCCCGTTTCGGCGGTTTCTACAGAGGTGGGGCGGGTTGTTTCGACTTCTGTGGAAGGTGGGGTTAGTCCGGCGGCTAATGTTAGTTACAATATTGCTCAAGGACAAGGGGGTAGTCGTCGCCGCAGCAATGGTTCGACTCCCTCAAAAGAAGCATCTTCTGCTAAGAAAGCAAAGAAATGGCAGGAAAAAACCCTGTTAGCTGCTTATGAAAAAGGAAGACGAGATTTTGCTAATCAAGAATTAAATGAACTGAATTTAGCTAAAGCATTTTTGCCAGGTATTAATTGCTATGAGTCTAAATTGAGTCGTGTTAATCTACAAGGGGCAGAATTATCTCGTGCTGATTTGGGAAGGGCTGATTTAAGTCAGGCAAGTATGAAAAATGCTAATTTGAGTGAAGCTTATCTGGGTTATGCTAATTTAGATGGGGCAGATTTAAGAGGCGCAAATCTCTGTGGGGCGAACTTAAAATATGCTAATTTACAGGGGGCAAATCTCTGTGGGGTTGATCTGAGTTCTGCCCAAGTTACTGAGGCTCAAATCTCTCTGGCTAAAACTAATTGGCGAACTGTTATGCCTAGCGGTAAACGGGGATTTTGGTAA
- the mutS gene encoding DNA mismatch repair protein MutS, whose product MNSPEENPTQRIATTKDPHADYRHLDFEKLTPMNQHYVTVKRQYPNALLMYRVGDFFECFFQDAVTISQELEISLTSKEGGREIGRVAMTGVPHHALDRYSRLLVEKGYAVVICDQVEDSAQAAAEGRMVDRQITKLLTPGTLTDDGMLSAKRNNFLAAVVIAGEHWGLAYADISTGEFFTTQSKELSNLNLELLRLQPSEILIPTNAPDLNSLLRPGEKSEYLAEVLPDCFCYSLRSQTIFTLNEAKPRLLITFGVRSLEGMGCEHLPLAIRAAGGLLEYIEDTQKAHQVPLQLLRTYNQVDFLILDHQTRRNLEITQTVRDGSFHGSLLWALDRTCTAMGGRALRRWLLEPLLTIKGINARQDTIQELFENPSLRQDLRQLLRGIYDLERISGRVGAGTANARDLLSLAESLVKLKDLAELAQEGSSPYLKALQNIPPELEKLGQYVIDHLVESPPLHLKDGGVIRDGINADLDAMRHRLQDDRQWLANLELTERQRTGVPNLKVGYNKTFGYYLSLPRSKAEQAPNNYVRKQTLTNEERYITPELKERETRILTAQDDLNKLEYDVFVELRLKVAQKAQEIRQIAKAVAAVDVLSGLAEIAVFKAYCRPEVVEGRLIEIKDGRHPVVEQSLAAGLFVPNSTFMGDNQGEGTPDLIILTGPNASGKSCFLRQVGLIQLMAQTGSFVPATSAKLGISDRIFTRVGAVDDLATGQSTFMVEMNETANILNHATQKSLILLDEIGRGTATFDGLSIAWAVAEYLATEIQGRTIFATHYHELNELASILSNVANYQVTVQELAHEIIFLHQVRPGGADKSYGIEAGRLAGLPPSVISRAKQVMNQIEKHSKIALGLRKGIKKVSPIKDNKTQEELIEQLDIFGN is encoded by the coding sequence ATTAATTCCCCAGAAGAAAACCCTACCCAGAGAATTGCGACAACTAAAGATCCTCACGCTGATTATCGTCACCTTGATTTTGAGAAACTCACTCCCATGAATCAACATTATGTGACGGTAAAAAGACAATATCCTAATGCGTTATTAATGTACCGTGTCGGGGATTTTTTTGAATGTTTTTTTCAGGATGCGGTCACAATTTCTCAAGAATTAGAAATATCTTTAACCAGTAAAGAAGGGGGTAGAGAAATTGGACGGGTTGCCATGACAGGGGTTCCTCATCATGCTTTAGATCGTTATAGTCGCTTATTAGTAGAAAAAGGCTACGCTGTGGTTATTTGTGATCAAGTAGAAGACTCGGCTCAAGCTGCGGCTGAAGGGCGAATGGTAGACCGACAAATTACTAAATTACTAACGCCTGGAACCTTAACTGATGACGGGATGTTATCGGCAAAACGTAACAATTTTTTAGCGGCTGTTGTCATTGCAGGGGAACATTGGGGCCTTGCCTATGCTGATATTTCAACGGGGGAATTTTTTACAACTCAATCAAAAGAATTATCAAATTTAAACTTAGAATTATTACGCTTACAACCCTCAGAAATTTTAATTCCCACTAATGCCCCTGATCTGAATAGTTTATTACGTCCTGGGGAGAAATCTGAGTATTTAGCTGAAGTTTTGCCCGACTGTTTTTGTTATTCCCTGCGATCGCAAACAATTTTTACATTAAATGAAGCCAAACCTAGACTTTTAATTACCTTTGGAGTACGCTCCTTAGAAGGGATGGGATGTGAACATTTACCCCTAGCAATTCGTGCAGCTGGAGGGTTATTAGAATATATAGAAGATACCCAAAAAGCCCATCAAGTTCCCCTACAACTTTTACGGACTTATAATCAGGTTGACTTTCTTATTTTAGACCATCAAACCCGTCGCAATTTAGAAATTACTCAAACCGTAAGAGATGGAAGTTTTCATGGGTCTTTATTATGGGCATTAGATCGCACTTGTACTGCGATGGGAGGACGAGCATTACGCCGTTGGTTATTAGAACCCTTACTCACAATTAAAGGAATTAATGCGAGACAGGATACAATTCAAGAATTATTTGAAAACCCCTCATTAAGACAAGATTTACGACAGTTATTACGGGGTATTTATGATTTAGAGCGCATTAGTGGAAGAGTAGGAGCAGGAACAGCAAATGCCAGAGATTTATTATCCTTAGCAGAGTCATTAGTTAAGTTAAAAGACTTAGCTGAATTAGCCCAAGAAGGCAGTTCACCCTATTTAAAAGCCCTGCAAAATATTCCTCCTGAATTAGAAAAACTTGGTCAATATGTGATTGATCATTTAGTAGAATCTCCTCCTTTACATTTAAAAGATGGGGGGGTAATTCGAGATGGGATTAATGCTGATTTAGATGCCATGCGTCATCGTCTGCAAGATGATCGTCAATGGTTAGCCAATTTAGAATTAACAGAACGACAAAGGACAGGAGTTCCTAATCTTAAAGTCGGATATAATAAGACCTTTGGTTATTATTTAAGTTTACCTCGTAGTAAAGCAGAACAGGCCCCGAATAATTATGTAAGAAAACAAACCTTAACCAATGAAGAACGTTATATCACGCCTGAATTAAAAGAGCGAGAAACCCGCATTTTAACGGCACAAGATGACCTCAATAAATTAGAATATGATGTTTTTGTCGAATTGCGTTTAAAAGTGGCTCAGAAAGCCCAAGAAATTCGGCAAATTGCGAAAGCGGTTGCTGCGGTTGATGTGTTATCGGGATTAGCAGAAATTGCGGTTTTTAAAGCCTATTGTCGTCCAGAAGTGGTTGAGGGTAGACTCATCGAAATTAAGGACGGTAGACATCCCGTTGTTGAACAATCTTTGGCCGCAGGTTTATTTGTTCCTAATTCAACTTTTATGGGAGATAATCAAGGAGAAGGAACCCCTGATTTAATTATTTTAACGGGCCCAAATGCCAGTGGAAAAAGCTGTTTTTTAAGACAAGTGGGACTGATTCAATTAATGGCCCAAACCGGAAGTTTTGTGCCAGCAACCTCTGCAAAATTAGGCATCAGTGATCGCATTTTTACCCGTGTGGGGGCAGTGGATGATTTAGCCACAGGACAATCAACCTTTATGGTAGAAATGAATGAAACGGCTAATATTCTCAATCATGCAACTCAAAAATCCTTGATTTTGTTAGACGAAATTGGCAGGGGAACGGCTACCTTTGATGGACTTTCTATTGCTTGGGCCGTGGCGGAATATTTAGCAACAGAAATTCAAGGCAGAACTATTTTTGCCACCCATTATCATGAATTAAATGAACTTGCATCCATTCTTAGTAATGTGGCAAATTATCAAGTTACAGTACAAGAATTAGCCCATGAAATTATCTTTTTACATCAAGTTCGTCCAGGGGGTGCAGATAAATCTTATGGTATAGAAGCGGGAAGATTAGCGGGTTTACCCCCTTCAGTGATTAGTCGTGCTAAACAGGTAATGAATCAGATAGAAAAACATAGTAAAATAGCTTTAGGTTTACGTAAAGGCATCAAAAAAGTCAGTCCTATTAAGGATAATAAAACCCAAGAAGAATTAATTGAACAATTAGATATTTTTGGGAATTAG